One segment of Drosophila ananassae strain 14024-0371.13 chromosome 3R, ASM1763931v2, whole genome shotgun sequence DNA contains the following:
- the LOC6497503 gene encoding dolichyl-diphosphooligosaccharide--protein glycosyltransferase subunit DAD1, giving the protein MVELSSVVSKFYNDYVQNTPKKLKLVDIYLGYILLTGIIQFVYCCLVGTFPFNSFLSGFISTVSCFVLAVCLRLQANPQNKTVFAGISPERGFADFIFAHVILHLVVMNFIG; this is encoded by the coding sequence ATGGTCGAGTTATCCAGCGTCGTGTCCAAGTTCTACAACGACTATGTGCAGAACACCCCCAAGAAGCTGAAGTTGGTGGACATCTACCTAGGCTACATTCTGTTGACCGGCATCATCCAGTTTGTTTACTGCTGCCTGGTGGGAACCTTCCCGTTCAACTCATTCCTTTCGGGCTTCATTAGCACAGTGAGCTGCTTCGTCCTGGCCGTCTGTCTACGTCTACAGGCCAATCCCCAGAACAAGACCGTTTTCGCTGGAATTTCCCCGGAGCGCGGATTCGCCGACTTTATCTTCGCCCATGTTATCCTTCACCTGGTGGTGATGAACTTCATCGGTTAA
- the LOC6497504 gene encoding uncharacterized protein LOC6497504, protein MALSRARPDDLPKDAVLITEDQALKYQWKIVTSWDKLGDVWSLRYTPGILSAMAAVTGAYINNHYRTKLRLGGHGRLSSYLPIVAVPAIFTMLSHKFFIQRPILLNPLAECPVCIQVRSAFFQTGLGIVYPTILAPIASFMFATRCYTYRLPSVTEAPREVFNLWRKLTRPIVPALGTIICIQALLTMFLTGQEDKQNFKLMLRMKEIEHELEINHMPQRIDF, encoded by the exons ATGGCATTGTCCCGCGCCAGGCCCGATGACTTACCAAAAGATGCAGTTCTGATAACAGAAGACCAGGCCCTAAAGTATCAATGGAAGATCGTAACATCTTGGGACAAGCTGGGCGACGT GTGGTCATTGAGATATACACCTGGTATTCTGAGTGCGATGGCGGCAGTGACGGGAGCTTACATCAACAACCACTACCGCACTAAACTGCGCCTCGGTGGTCACGGGCGTCTGTCTAGCTACTTACCAATTGTCGCCGTACCTGCCATATTCACCATGTTGTCGCACAAGTTCTTCATCCAGCGACCCATTTTACTTAACCCGCTGGCCGAATGCCCTGTTTGTATCCAAGTTCGAAGTGCTTTCTTCCAGACGGGACTGGGAATAGTCTATCCTACAATATTGGCGCCGATTGCCTCATTTATGTTCGCCACCCGCTGCTACACTTACCGGTTACCTTCAGTCACCGAGGCTCCCCGAGAGGTGTTCAATCTATGGCGCAAGCTTACACGACCAATTGTGCCGGCATTGGGTACCATTATTTGCATCCAAGCGTTGCTGACAATGTTTCTGACTGGCCAAGAGGACAAGCAAAATTTCAAGTTGATGCTTCGGATGAAAGAAATTGAACACGAGCTGGAAATTAATCACATGCCCCAGAGAATAGACTTTTAA
- the LOC6498038 gene encoding uncharacterized protein LOC6498038, protein MPHKRKSRVNWNQKNTATRRAQLAHPPAGPPPAAVAPDNEQCQEVEEIEPQMPAPECVTFRAPVSCRKFAVPHYNSSVRKKEEIDALNKMKAVISEANMTPSMVTAIAPRVTHKMNFPPDQAVFKDLVPLNVNDSVLVPHKQGETSKNRATKETGPKTKPEPQLADYAEKIEPIILAIPEPELHLDFPREAFDFLGAYRKIFY, encoded by the exons ATGCCGCATAAGCGTAAATCTAGAGTAAATTGGAACCAGAAGAATACCGCCACACGTCGTGCTCAATTGGCCCACCCACCGGCGGGGCCTCCACCGGCGGCCGTCGCCCCGGACAACGAGCAATGTCAGGAAGTCGAGGAAATCGAGCCGCAGATGCCTGCACCGGAATGTGTTACCTTCAGGGCACCTGTGAGCTGCAGGAAATTTGCCGTCCCGCATTATAACTCCTCAGTTCGCAAGAAGGAAGAAATAGATGCATTGAATAAGATGAAGGCAGTAATTTCGGAAGCAAATATGACGCCTAGCATGGTGACAGCTATAGCTCCGCGG GTCACTCATAAGATGAACTTTCCTCCGGATCAGGCAGTTTTTAAAGATCTCGTGCCTCTGAACGTCAACGACTCTGTTCTGGTGCCGCACAAGCAAGGGGAAACTTCAAAGAACCGAGCTACCAAAGAAACAGGACCCAAAACTAAACCCGAGCCCCAACTTGCCGACTATGCGGAGAAGATAGAACCCATCATCTTGGCCATTCCTGAGCCAGAGCTTCACTTAGACTTTCCACGGGAGGCTTTTGACTTTCTCGGCGCATACAGAAAAATATTCTATTAG